A stretch of the Medicago truncatula cultivar Jemalong A17 chromosome 5, MtrunA17r5.0-ANR, whole genome shotgun sequence genome encodes the following:
- the LOC11423768 gene encoding cytochrome b5, whose product MPTLSNFYTIQDVSNHKTKDDCWIIVDGKVYDVTQYLDDHPGGDDVILDATGRDATEDFEDAGHSKSARELMEKYYIGEFDTSSPISTKKGFSEKFMQLKNKPYLSFSVAVVGISVVVGFLYLRKK is encoded by the exons atGCCAACCCTCTCCAATTTCTACACCATTCAAGATGTATCCAACCACAAAACCAAAGACGATTGCTGGATCATCGTCGACGGAAAG GTATATGATGTGACACAATATTTGGATGACCATCCTGGCGGAGATGATGTAATTCTCGACGCAACCG GGAGAGATGCAACTGAGGATTTTGAAGATGCTGGCCACAGCAAAAGTGCAAGAGAACTTATGGAGAAATATTATATTGGTGAGTTTGACACGTCGTCTCCAATTTCCACCAAGAAAGGtttttctgaaaagttcatgCAGCTGAAGAATAAGCCATATTTGAGTTTTTCCGTAGCCGTAGTTGGCATCTCAGTGGTTGTTGGTTTCTTATACTTGCGgaagaaataa